The following are from one region of the Dermacentor albipictus isolate Rhodes 1998 colony chromosome 5, USDA_Dalb.pri_finalv2, whole genome shotgun sequence genome:
- the LOC139060266 gene encoding uncharacterized protein — translation MRRGWLEKVDQEAEDAGPAAGQENVPLFALGCVCPEEHVDLLGLPRADKAVPVQASPPEVSWALRLARGKNLGPDDALSRLPPPEAPDAVREAAEVFMLEHAYLEVLSSSVVSQAVSRNPVRSQVVKAVSSGDELVQQAYSHMAAELSWQQGCLLGGSRVVIAQSPDQGPAVAARGSSWSGKDQDGGPVPCLRPWFRLHVDFGGPFKSHYFLVVVDTFSKYVEVLHVATPSAGATIAALLQVFAAQGLSGVIVSDSGPAFASIEYLA, via the exons atgcggcgtggctggcttgaaaAGGTTGATCAGGAGGCTGAAGACGCAGGTCCCGCTGCTGGCCaagaaaatgtcccgctgttcgCCCTCGGCTgtgtttgcccggaagaacacgtggacttgttggGGCTACCGAGGgctgacaaggcagttcccgtGCAGGCGTCTCCTCCAGAGGTaagctgggccttgaggctggcccGGGGGAAGAACCTGGGACCTGatgatgccctgagccgcctgcccccGCCTGAGGCGCCTGATGCCGTTCGAGAagctgctgaagtgttcatgctggagcacgcgtACCTGGAGGTACTCTCCAGTTCTGTGGTATCGCAAGCGGTCAGCCGGAACCCAGTCCGGTCTCAGGTGGTTAAGGCGGTGTCCAGTGGGGATGAATTGGtgcagcaggcctatagccacatgGCCGCTGAGCTGAGCTGGCAGCAGGGATGTCTACTGGGGGGTTCCAGGGTGGTGATCGCACAGTCTCCGGaccagggtcctgcagttgctgcacgcgggtcatCCTGGAGTGGAAAAGATCAAGATGGTGGCCCtgtcccatgtttg agaccttGGTTCCGCctgcatgtggattttggggggcccttcaagagccattacttcctggtggtggtggacacCTTTTCGAAGTATGTGGAGGTTCTACATGTCGCCACcccatcagcaggcgcgaccattgcagcgctactacaggtcttcgccgcccaggggttgTCGGGCGTCATCGTGTCCGACagtggtcctgctttcgccagcataGAGTACCTGGCCTGA